Proteins encoded within one genomic window of Microbacterium sp. LKL04:
- a CDS encoding LysR family transcriptional regulator, giving the protein MIDLEAVVSLRAVATEGSVAAAATALGFTPSAVSQQIKRLERDTGVALLERVGRGVVLTESATRLVVSATPILADLERVRADLHGSGEPDRVSGEIRIGAFSTVVRGVMVPLIADLGRRHPDLRAPLRESEPWETIALVASGQRDLGIVHRWGNVALSIPDHLVETPLFTDVADVILHRDHPLAGRSELRPDEIGGEPWVATFDSTICRQWLRRLFDGVGGAPRIVHESMEFENHLEIARAGIAVALVPRLGRPPLGPDLVAIPTVSPESIREVSAIHRRTMSDSPALRTVLDALTARTESMATDAGRLPA; this is encoded by the coding sequence ATGATCGATCTCGAGGCCGTCGTCTCCCTTCGCGCCGTCGCCACGGAGGGGAGCGTCGCGGCCGCCGCGACCGCCCTCGGTTTCACGCCGTCGGCCGTGTCGCAGCAGATCAAGCGGCTCGAGCGCGACACCGGCGTGGCCCTGCTGGAACGAGTCGGCCGAGGTGTCGTGCTCACGGAGTCCGCGACGCGCCTCGTGGTATCCGCGACGCCGATCCTCGCCGACCTCGAACGCGTCCGCGCCGATCTGCACGGGAGCGGCGAGCCCGACCGCGTCAGCGGGGAGATCCGCATCGGCGCGTTCTCGACGGTCGTCCGCGGAGTCATGGTGCCCCTCATCGCGGACCTCGGCCGGCGGCATCCGGACCTGCGGGCACCCCTGCGCGAGAGCGAGCCCTGGGAGACGATCGCCCTCGTGGCGTCCGGTCAGCGGGACCTCGGCATCGTGCACCGCTGGGGGAACGTCGCCCTTTCGATCCCCGACCACCTCGTCGAGACCCCGCTGTTCACGGATGTCGCCGACGTGATCCTTCACCGCGATCACCCGCTGGCAGGCCGCTCCGAGCTGCGTCCGGACGAGATCGGCGGCGAGCCGTGGGTCGCGACCTTCGACTCGACCATCTGCCGGCAGTGGCTCCGGCGGCTGTTCGACGGCGTCGGCGGCGCTCCCCGCATCGTGCACGAGTCGATGGAGTTCGAGAACCACCTCGAGATCGCCCGCGCCGGGATCGCGGTCGCCCTGGTGCCCCGGCTCGGCCGGCCTCCCCTGGGCCCGGACCTCGTTGCGATCCCCACCGTGTCGCCGGAGTCCATCCGCGAGGTGTCGGCGATCCACCGCCGCACGATGTCGGACTCCCCCGCCCTGCGGACGGTCCTCGACGCGCTCACCGCACGCACGGAGTCGATGGCGACGGATGCCGGGCGGCTGCCCGCCTGA
- a CDS encoding EamA family transporter — MDHVTRRDMLLAALVASLWGLNFVVIDWGMSGIPPLLFAAIRFAVVALAVLVVPRPQTGWRVIVGVGLFMSLGQFALLYTSLALGLSPGLAALLMQAQAVFTIVIAAITLRERPSAMQIVGVGLGVVGLAVVATFRGGDAPVLAVCLALAAALSWAVGNVISRRAGVVTGIGRGGTLSLTVWSSLVVPVPALALSFVIDGPAAIGAGLAAIGPQAVISTLYTAGLCTLFAYAVFNGLLGRNPSAAVVPWILLAPVVAMASAALLRGEAPSVGEVVGGAVLVAGVLVSGIRRRQRVSPAVELMGVPTRLSA; from the coding sequence ATGGATCACGTGACCCGCCGTGACATGCTCCTCGCCGCTCTCGTCGCCTCGCTGTGGGGCCTGAACTTCGTCGTCATCGACTGGGGGATGAGCGGCATCCCGCCCCTGCTGTTCGCGGCGATCCGGTTCGCCGTCGTCGCGCTCGCCGTCCTCGTCGTGCCGAGGCCCCAGACCGGGTGGCGCGTGATCGTCGGAGTCGGCCTGTTCATGAGCCTCGGGCAGTTCGCCCTGCTCTACACCTCGCTCGCCCTGGGGCTGAGCCCGGGCCTCGCGGCGCTCCTGATGCAGGCGCAGGCGGTGTTCACGATCGTGATCGCGGCGATCACACTGCGCGAGCGGCCCTCGGCGATGCAGATCGTCGGGGTGGGGCTGGGGGTCGTCGGCCTCGCGGTCGTCGCGACCTTCCGCGGCGGGGATGCCCCCGTCCTGGCCGTCTGCCTCGCGCTCGCCGCCGCGCTGTCGTGGGCGGTCGGCAATGTGATCTCGCGCCGCGCGGGCGTCGTCACCGGCATCGGCCGGGGCGGGACGCTCTCGCTGACGGTGTGGTCGTCGCTCGTGGTCCCCGTGCCCGCGCTCGCCCTGTCGTTCGTGATCGACGGTCCCGCCGCGATCGGCGCGGGCCTCGCCGCCATCGGTCCGCAGGCCGTCATCTCGACGCTGTACACGGCGGGGCTCTGCACGCTGTTCGCCTACGCCGTCTTCAACGGACTGCTCGGCCGAAACCCGTCGGCGGCGGTCGTGCCGTGGATCCTGCTCGCACCCGTTGTCGCGATGGCCTCTGCCGCACTGCTGCGCGGCGAGGCCCCGAGCGTCGGGGAGGTGGTCGGCGGGGCGGTGCTCGTCGCGGGGGTGCTGGTCAGCGGCATCCGCCGTCGTCAGCGGGTGTCGCCGGCGG